The following are encoded together in the Bacillus sp. NP157 genome:
- a CDS encoding biopolymer transporter ExbD, producing MRIGARREDDFEINVISLIDVLLTLLMFFVLSTTFVEHSRLKVNLPKADSEARDSTDNALTLVVDREGHYSVGSDEVMGEGIEPLKAAIERVAGTDRERLVVIRADAMTPHQNVVRAMDALGQEGFTRLSIATTPTETAAAK from the coding sequence ATGCGCATCGGTGCCCGCCGCGAGGACGACTTCGAGATCAACGTGATCTCGCTGATCGACGTCCTGCTTACCCTGCTGATGTTCTTCGTGCTCAGCACGACGTTCGTCGAGCACTCGCGCCTCAAGGTCAACCTGCCCAAGGCTGACAGCGAAGCGCGCGATTCCACCGACAACGCGCTGACCCTGGTGGTCGACCGCGAGGGCCATTACTCGGTCGGCAGCGACGAAGTGATGGGCGAGGGCATCGAGCCGCTGAAGGCCGCGATCGAGCGCGTCGCCGGCACCGATCGCGAGCGCCTGGTGGTGATCCGCGCCGATGCCATGACCCCGCACCAGAACGTGGTCCGCGCGATGGACGCGCTGGGCCAGGAAGGCTTCACCCGCCTGTCGATCGCCACCACGCCCACCGAGACGGCGGCAGCGAAGTGA
- a CDS encoding MotA/TolQ/ExbB proton channel family protein — translation MLEILLAGGWALLPILICSLVALAIVLERFWALRRAAVLPPGLGAEVREWARASQLDASHLAALEKGSPLGELFAGALAVRDRPREIIKERIEDTGRHVVHRMERYLNTLGTIALIGPLLGLLGTVIGLIRMFMSVMAGGIGDPTKMAGGIGEALICTAFGLVVSIPAYVLHRYFRSKVGGYVVQMEKEATALLDDLSARAPVPRRRPAAEAAAQQQAG, via the coding sequence GTGCTCGAGATCCTTCTTGCCGGCGGCTGGGCGTTGCTGCCCATCCTGATCTGCTCGCTGGTCGCCCTGGCGATCGTGCTGGAACGCTTCTGGGCCTTGCGCCGTGCGGCCGTGTTGCCGCCGGGCCTGGGCGCGGAAGTGCGTGAATGGGCGCGCGCGTCCCAGCTGGACGCCTCGCACCTGGCCGCCCTGGAAAAGGGTTCGCCGCTGGGTGAGCTGTTCGCCGGCGCGCTGGCCGTGCGCGACCGCCCGCGCGAGATCATCAAGGAACGCATCGAGGACACCGGCCGCCACGTGGTGCACCGGATGGAGCGTTACCTCAACACCCTGGGCACCATCGCCCTGATCGGCCCGCTGCTCGGCCTGCTCGGCACGGTCATCGGCCTGATCCGCATGTTCATGAGCGTCATGGCCGGCGGCATCGGCGATCCGACCAAGATGGCCGGCGGCATCGGCGAGGCGCTGATCTGCACCGCCTTCGGCCTGGTCGTTTCGATCCCGGCCTATGTGCTGCACCGCTATTTCCGCTCGAAGGTCGGCGGTTACGTCGTCCAGATGGAAAAGGAAGCCACCGCGTTGCTGGACGATCTCTCGGCCCGCGCACCGGTCCCGCGTCGCCGTCCGGCGGCGGAAGCCGCCGCGCAGCAGCAGGCCGGCTGA
- a CDS encoding TonB-dependent receptor yields MKLKTLSLVFASLLAAPAAQAWQAAATQEGQQQADATGKSTDPQAAQDSATVKVKGKAASSDPDKATRMQAVTVTGSLIPRAEIEGPSPTITITAKDIEQKGFGSTFEALRALPVANGSVQDGQFTGGFTPGAKTVSLLGLSPEYTLTLLNGRPMNSYPLAYNGGTNITDIANIPVGLIDRIDVLTGGQSSVYGSSAIAGVVNIVLKDHIEGTHLNFRMGGYSDGGGENQRLQLSSGHRWGDLDVSGAIQVEKQTPVWAYQRHYIDSYYDDPTGKGAVPSRTFLRSVVGANAHYIDPGADTCAPLSYLYGGSTQYAYRAGSTLGHYCGTPNNVSYTTLSNKETDVNGGLFTRYHLTPETELYSDILYSYSNPTYSGGSPFWNQTFLNQNTNQYETWQRIFGPEEVGLDSQDQHVFTHSYNFTLGGKGPLFDTGFDYDLYFNRSDTTLVRKSTDFLAQNGVDDYYLGSQLGTDPDGYPIYAPNLDRLYQPIDRTLFNQFTDTNRAASRSWNQNLSLTLTNPTLFTLPAGDVGMAFIAQRGHEHFQNRSSSELSDEGYFRGQAGSTVAKGSRDSKAAGMEFRIPLLQSLTANISGRYDSYSYAGEGDGKLTYKLGLEYRPLDTLLFRGSYATAFRAPNMFNLFSTHSSGYSQATDYYLCRLGGFNSSNYDECPQSGLSVLASSNGNTKLKDITAKSFTYGFVWSTSDNALSWSVDYNAVLIKNEVQTLGNDEILETEANCRLGVSENGETNYDVNSPTCQEVLGEVQRRSATDAVNPNAVLSVDTYPINIAKERQTGIQSQLDYRWRAGRFGDFVAGLSYYDALTHTFKEKAGDPTYDYLCCANSDEFKSRVNGNITWTKNDWSATLYGQRDGHTWNNAGTAKNLGPWIRWNGSATYRFNPMASLTFTVNNMFNKRPPKDITNGNWPYYDVGDYNALGRELWVQMNLDFGN; encoded by the coding sequence ATGAAGTTGAAGACGTTGAGCCTGGTATTCGCGTCGCTGTTGGCGGCGCCCGCGGCACAGGCCTGGCAGGCCGCCGCGACGCAGGAGGGACAGCAACAGGCTGACGCCACCGGCAAGTCCACGGACCCGCAGGCTGCCCAGGACAGCGCGACGGTGAAGGTGAAGGGCAAGGCGGCATCGTCCGATCCGGACAAGGCTACGCGCATGCAGGCGGTGACCGTCACCGGTTCGCTGATCCCGCGCGCCGAGATCGAAGGCCCCTCGCCGACGATTACCATCACGGCGAAGGACATCGAGCAGAAGGGCTTCGGCAGCACGTTCGAAGCGCTGCGCGCGCTACCCGTCGCCAATGGCTCGGTGCAGGACGGGCAGTTCACCGGCGGTTTCACGCCCGGTGCGAAGACGGTCAGCCTGCTCGGCCTGTCGCCGGAATACACGTTGACGCTGCTCAACGGCCGGCCGATGAACAGCTATCCGCTCGCCTATAACGGCGGCACCAACATCACCGACATCGCCAACATCCCGGTCGGCCTGATCGACCGCATCGACGTACTCACCGGCGGCCAGTCGTCGGTGTATGGTTCCTCCGCGATCGCCGGCGTGGTCAACATCGTCCTGAAGGACCATATCGAAGGCACCCACCTCAACTTCCGCATGGGTGGCTATTCCGACGGTGGCGGCGAGAACCAGCGCCTGCAGCTGAGCAGTGGCCACCGTTGGGGTGACCTCGACGTCTCCGGCGCCATCCAGGTCGAGAAGCAGACCCCGGTGTGGGCCTACCAACGCCACTACATCGATTCGTATTACGACGATCCGACCGGCAAGGGCGCGGTGCCGTCGCGTACCTTCCTGCGTTCGGTCGTGGGTGCCAATGCGCATTACATCGATCCGGGCGCGGACACCTGCGCACCGCTGTCGTACCTCTACGGTGGCAGCACCCAGTACGCCTACCGCGCGGGCAGCACGCTGGGCCATTACTGCGGCACGCCGAACAACGTGAGCTACACGACGCTGAGCAACAAGGAAACCGACGTCAACGGCGGCCTGTTCACGCGTTACCACCTCACCCCGGAAACCGAGCTGTATTCGGACATCCTCTACAGCTACAGCAACCCGACGTATTCCGGTGGCAGCCCGTTCTGGAACCAGACCTTCCTCAACCAGAACACCAACCAGTACGAGACCTGGCAGCGCATCTTCGGACCGGAAGAAGTGGGCCTGGATTCGCAGGACCAGCACGTGTTCACCCACAGCTATAACTTCACCCTGGGTGGCAAGGGCCCGCTGTTCGATACCGGTTTCGACTACGACCTCTACTTCAACCGCTCCGACACGACCCTGGTCCGCAAGTCCACCGACTTCCTGGCCCAGAATGGCGTCGACGACTACTACCTCGGCTCGCAGCTGGGCACGGACCCGGACGGTTATCCGATCTACGCGCCCAACCTGGATCGCCTGTACCAGCCGATCGACCGCACGCTGTTCAACCAGTTCACCGATACCAACCGCGCGGCGTCGCGCTCGTGGAACCAGAACCTCAGCCTGACCCTGACCAACCCGACGCTGTTCACGCTGCCGGCCGGTGACGTGGGCATGGCCTTCATCGCCCAGCGCGGCCACGAGCATTTCCAGAATCGCTCGTCCAGCGAGCTGTCCGACGAAGGCTACTTCCGCGGCCAGGCCGGTTCGACGGTGGCCAAGGGTAGCCGCGACTCGAAGGCGGCGGGCATGGAGTTCCGCATCCCGCTGCTGCAGAGCCTCACCGCCAACATCTCCGGCCGCTACGACAGCTACAGCTACGCGGGCGAGGGCGACGGCAAGCTCACCTACAAGCTGGGCCTGGAATACCGTCCGCTGGACACGCTGCTGTTCCGTGGCAGCTACGCCACGGCGTTCCGCGCGCCGAACATGTTCAACCTGTTCTCGACCCACTCCAGTGGCTACTCGCAGGCGACCGACTACTACCTGTGCCGCCTGGGTGGCTTCAACTCGAGCAACTACGACGAATGCCCGCAGTCGGGCCTGAGCGTGCTGGCCTCGTCCAACGGCAACACCAAGCTGAAGGACATCACGGCCAAGTCGTTCACCTACGGCTTTGTCTGGTCCACCTCGGACAACGCGCTGAGCTGGTCGGTCGATTACAACGCGGTGTTGATCAAGAACGAAGTGCAGACCCTCGGCAACGACGAGATCCTGGAGACGGAAGCCAACTGCCGCCTGGGCGTGTCGGAGAACGGCGAGACCAACTACGACGTCAACTCGCCGACCTGCCAGGAAGTGCTTGGCGAGGTGCAGCGTCGCTCGGCCACCGACGCGGTGAATCCGAACGCCGTGCTCAGCGTCGACACCTACCCGATCAACATCGCGAAGGAGCGCCAGACCGGCATCCAGTCCCAGCTCGATTACCGCTGGCGGGCAGGGCGGTTCGGCGATTTCGTCGCCGGGCTGAGCTACTACGACGCGCTGACCCACACCTTCAAGGAGAAGGCGGGCGATCCGACCTACGACTACCTGTGCTGCGCCAACTCCGACGAGTTCAAGAGCCGGGTCAACGGCAATATCACGTGGACGAAGAACGACTGGAGCGCCACCCTGTACGGGCAGCGCGACGGCCATACGTGGAACAACGCCGGCACGGCGAAGAACCTCGGCCCGTGGATCCGCTGGAACGGTTCGGCGACCTACCGCTTCAACCCGATGGCGTCGCTGACCTTCACGGTCAACAACATGTTCAACAAGCGCCCGCCGAAGGACATCACCAATGGCAACTGGCCGTACTACGACGTGGGTGACTACAACGCACTCGGCCGCGAGCTCTGGGTCCAGATGAACCTCGACTTCGGCAATTAA
- a CDS encoding GH92 family glycosyl hydrolase, giving the protein MGEPKLAWSRAALALAVASIVAPTGALAATQGFHSSFEAGDPALAAAPFGGLDVRIAGGPPAEAILTAKADVGFTGTHSLHYAGTSTGTPLTARLFDAAVPVAQDTVLSWLVFPRSNGNDLANPSNYVSVDVVFDDGSKLSTLGAVDQHRVPATAKGQGLGRVLYPDQWNYVSVDLGAVAKGRKVKAIELSADAPSGKAFEGWIDDVRIGAAAPLPGNHPTDFVDTRRGSNANPNFSRGNNFPAVAMPHGFNFWTPVTNSGSNWLYQYQERNGADNRPRIEAFSLSHEPSPWMGERQTFQVMPAQAESGAPALKRETRALAFGHDNETAHPDYYGVRFDNGIRTEITPTDHAAMFRFTFTGKRAQLVFDNLNDKASVEIDPSGRSIHGWSDVKSGLSTGATRLFFYAEFDHPVSESGRLTGEKRDAASAWFGFDTAKKGGKQVTMRIATSLIGIDQAKANLGQEIAATDTFDSVRERARKAWDDRLGRFEVEGASRDERTILYSNLYRLFLYPNQAYENTGTKDAPKWQYASPFSAATGENTDTHTGARIVDGKPYVNNGLWDTYRTAWPAYTLFTPTEAGQMIDGFVQQYRDGGYIARWTSPGYADLMVGTSSDVAFADAWLKGVRNFDVANFYLSAIRNASAVSDIKGAGRKGIERSLFNGYTDDKVHEGLSWSTAGYINDFGIANLAQALSTDSANAGSYKNYADDAQWYRARAVGYANLFSTDTGFFVARDAAGKWRWTAKDFSPIRWGGDYTETNAWNMAFDAPQDGAGLAGLYGGREQLGAKLDAFFNAPGNFDVGDYGDVIHEMLEARDVRMGQYGHSNQPSHHIIWMYDEAGQPWKTQDKLRDAMSRLYVGSEIGQGYPGDEDNGEMSAWWLFGATGFYPLRMGTPEYVIGAPYFPHMTIKLENGATLDIKAPGVSDTNRYVQSLKVNGQPWTKLTLPHELLAKGATLEFTMGPAPSNWGAGADALPASITPEGSKPAPLHDVMQAADLTLAGKKSDTLAAAVDNDSGTELALPAGKSVIVDRLAKSATVSMYTLSSGATATAPTGWTVEGSADGKHWQVLDQRQGEAFLWHRQTRAFAIAKPGAYAHYRITLDSNGPAAVAELELLAK; this is encoded by the coding sequence GTGGGCGAACCGAAGCTGGCATGGAGCAGGGCGGCGCTTGCCCTCGCGGTGGCATCAATCGTTGCGCCGACGGGCGCGCTGGCAGCGACGCAGGGCTTCCACAGCTCGTTCGAAGCGGGGGATCCCGCCCTTGCCGCGGCGCCGTTTGGCGGCCTGGACGTCCGAATCGCAGGCGGCCCGCCCGCTGAGGCGATCCTCACCGCGAAGGCCGACGTCGGCTTCACCGGCACCCATTCGTTGCACTACGCCGGCACATCCACTGGCACGCCGCTCACCGCGCGCCTGTTTGATGCCGCGGTGCCGGTCGCCCAGGACACCGTGCTGTCGTGGCTGGTGTTCCCGCGATCGAACGGCAACGACCTGGCCAACCCGTCCAACTACGTGAGCGTCGATGTCGTCTTCGACGACGGCTCGAAGCTGTCGACCCTCGGTGCGGTCGACCAGCATCGCGTGCCAGCCACGGCCAAGGGCCAGGGCCTCGGCCGCGTGCTTTATCCGGACCAGTGGAACTACGTGAGCGTCGATCTGGGCGCCGTCGCGAAGGGCCGCAAGGTCAAGGCGATCGAACTGTCCGCCGATGCACCGTCAGGCAAGGCCTTCGAAGGCTGGATCGACGACGTTCGCATCGGCGCGGCCGCGCCGCTGCCCGGCAACCATCCCACCGACTTCGTTGACACCCGGCGCGGTTCCAACGCTAACCCGAATTTCTCACGCGGCAACAATTTCCCGGCCGTGGCGATGCCGCACGGTTTCAACTTCTGGACGCCGGTCACCAACTCCGGTTCGAACTGGCTGTACCAGTACCAGGAACGCAACGGTGCGGATAACCGTCCGCGCATCGAAGCCTTCAGCCTGTCGCACGAGCCCAGCCCGTGGATGGGTGAACGGCAGACCTTCCAGGTGATGCCGGCACAGGCGGAGAGCGGCGCGCCTGCGCTCAAGCGTGAGACCCGCGCGCTGGCCTTTGGCCACGACAACGAGACCGCACACCCGGATTACTACGGCGTGCGCTTCGACAATGGCATTCGCACCGAAATTACCCCGACCGACCACGCGGCGATGTTTCGCTTCACCTTCACCGGCAAGCGCGCCCAGCTGGTGTTCGACAACCTCAACGACAAGGCGTCGGTGGAGATCGATCCGTCGGGTCGTTCGATCCACGGCTGGTCCGACGTGAAGAGTGGCCTGTCCACCGGCGCAACGCGCCTGTTCTTCTACGCCGAGTTCGACCATCCGGTGTCCGAGAGCGGCCGTCTCACCGGCGAGAAGCGTGACGCGGCTTCGGCGTGGTTCGGCTTCGACACGGCGAAGAAGGGTGGCAAGCAGGTGACGATGCGGATCGCGACGTCGCTGATCGGTATCGACCAGGCCAAGGCCAACCTCGGCCAGGAAATCGCCGCCACCGATACCTTCGACAGCGTGCGCGAGCGTGCCCGCAAGGCCTGGGACGATCGCCTGGGTCGTTTCGAGGTGGAAGGCGCGAGCCGCGACGAGCGCACCATCCTCTACTCGAACCTGTACCGCCTGTTCCTCTACCCGAACCAGGCCTACGAGAACACCGGCACGAAGGACGCGCCGAAGTGGCAGTACGCCAGCCCGTTCTCGGCCGCGACCGGCGAGAACACGGATACCCACACCGGTGCGCGCATCGTCGACGGCAAGCCCTACGTCAACAACGGCCTGTGGGACACCTATCGCACCGCATGGCCGGCGTACACGCTGTTCACGCCGACCGAAGCGGGCCAGATGATCGACGGCTTCGTGCAGCAGTACCGCGACGGCGGCTACATCGCCCGCTGGACCTCGCCGGGCTACGCCGACCTGATGGTCGGCACCAGCTCGGATGTCGCCTTCGCCGATGCCTGGCTGAAGGGCGTGCGTAACTTCGACGTGGCGAACTTCTACCTGTCGGCGATTCGCAACGCGTCGGCCGTCAGCGACATCAAGGGCGCTGGCCGCAAGGGCATCGAGCGCTCGCTGTTCAACGGCTACACCGACGACAAGGTGCACGAGGGCCTGTCCTGGTCGACCGCCGGCTACATCAACGACTTCGGCATCGCCAACCTTGCCCAGGCGCTCTCCACCGACAGCGCGAACGCGGGCAGCTACAAGAACTACGCCGACGACGCCCAGTGGTACCGCGCCCGCGCGGTCGGCTACGCCAACCTGTTCAGCACCGACACGGGCTTCTTCGTCGCCCGCGACGCCGCGGGCAAGTGGCGCTGGACGGCGAAGGATTTCAGCCCGATCCGCTGGGGCGGCGATTACACCGAAACCAATGCGTGGAACATGGCCTTCGACGCACCGCAGGACGGCGCCGGCCTGGCCGGCCTGTACGGCGGCCGCGAGCAGCTCGGTGCGAAGCTCGATGCGTTCTTCAACGCGCCGGGCAACTTCGACGTGGGTGACTACGGCGACGTGATCCACGAAATGCTCGAGGCACGCGATGTGCGGATGGGCCAGTACGGCCATTCGAACCAGCCTTCGCACCACATCATCTGGATGTATGACGAAGCCGGCCAGCCGTGGAAGACCCAGGACAAGCTGCGCGATGCGATGTCGCGCCTCTACGTCGGCAGCGAAATCGGCCAGGGTTACCCGGGCGATGAAGACAACGGCGAGATGTCGGCGTGGTGGCTGTTCGGTGCGACGGGCTTCTACCCGCTGCGCATGGGCACGCCGGAATACGTGATCGGCGCGCCGTACTTCCCGCACATGACCATCAAGCTGGAGAACGGCGCCACGCTGGACATCAAGGCGCCGGGCGTCAGCGATACCAATCGCTACGTGCAGTCGCTGAAGGTCAACGGCCAGCCGTGGACGAAGCTGACCCTGCCGCACGAGCTGCTGGCCAAGGGCGCGACGCTGGAATTCACCATGGGCCCGGCGCCGTCCAACTGGGGTGCGGGCGCCGACGCGCTGCCGGCATCGATCACGCCCGAAGGCAGCAAGCCGGCACCGTTGCATGACGTGATGCAGGCCGCCGACCTCACCCTCGCCGGCAAGAAGAGCGACACACTGGCGGCCGCCGTGGACAACGATTCCGGTACCGAACTGGCGCTGCCGGCCGGTAAGTCGGTGATCGTCGACCGCCTCGCGAAGTCCGCCACCGTATCGATGTACACGCTGAGCTCCGGCGCCACCGCGACGGCGCCCACCGGCTGGACCGTGGAAGGCTCCGCTGACGGCAAGCACTGGCAGGTCCTCGACCAGCGCCAGGGCGAGGCCTTCCTCTGGCACCGCCAGACCCGTGCCTTCGCCATCGCGAAGCCGGGCGCCTACGCGCACTACCGCATCACGCTCGACAGCAACGGCCCTGCCGCCGTCGCTGAGCTGGAATTGCTCGCGAAGTAA
- a CDS encoding RES domain-containing protein — MTVFLWRIATEAAQYRADDMTGKGAETTGGRWNQKGTPMIYASTSLALAALEVVVHLPRAPAPLNRYIIRIAVPDAMWEGRHSIDQASAPPGWDAEPAGLSSRQFGEDWVKRSDSCLHAVPSIVVPLEQNVLLNPAHPQSHALKAENLGKFTFDARIRP, encoded by the coding sequence ATGACGGTGTTCCTGTGGCGCATCGCTACGGAGGCGGCGCAGTACAGGGCGGATGACATGACCGGCAAGGGCGCCGAGACCACGGGCGGGCGCTGGAACCAGAAAGGCACGCCGATGATCTATGCCTCCACGTCGCTCGCCCTGGCCGCGCTGGAAGTCGTCGTGCACTTGCCGCGCGCCCCCGCGCCGCTCAATCGCTACATCATCCGTATCGCCGTGCCGGACGCGATGTGGGAGGGGCGGCATTCGATCGACCAAGCCTCGGCGCCCCCGGGTTGGGATGCCGAGCCTGCTGGCCTCAGCTCGCGGCAGTTCGGCGAAGACTGGGTCAAGCGCAGCGACAGCTGCCTGCACGCCGTTCCTTCCATCGTCGTGCCGCTCGAGCAGAACGTCCTGCTCAACCCCGCGCATCCGCAAAGCCACGCGTTGAAGGCCGAAAACCTCGGCAAGTTCACCTTCGACGCGCGTATCCGACCCTGA
- a CDS encoding MbcA/ParS/Xre antitoxin family protein codes for MVARDSTIPYLSIAASSPSEKSNIVRDGLSTAFVKQMATDLMIDQSVLTDSMGIARSTFTRKARKQEVLSSGESAVVLGLARIVGEIERILTESGDPEQLKTFDLTEWVGAWLREPVAALGGLPPLAYMDNPYGQETVLQLVGQMQSGAFA; via the coding sequence ATGGTCGCCCGCGATTCCACCATTCCTTACCTCTCGATAGCCGCCAGTTCACCCAGCGAAAAATCCAACATCGTCCGGGACGGCCTTTCGACCGCATTCGTGAAGCAGATGGCTACCGACCTCATGATCGACCAATCCGTGCTCACCGACTCGATGGGCATTGCCCGCAGCACCTTCACGCGCAAGGCGCGGAAACAGGAAGTGCTTTCCAGTGGAGAGAGCGCCGTGGTGCTCGGCCTGGCAAGGATCGTCGGTGAGATCGAGCGGATCCTGACCGAGAGTGGCGATCCGGAGCAGTTGAAGACCTTCGACCTCACCGAATGGGTCGGCGCCTGGTTGCGCGAACCGGTGGCGGCGCTGGGCGGCCTGCCGCCCTTGGCCTACATGGACAATCCCTACGGGCAGGAAACCGTCCTGCAGCTGGTTGGGCAGATGCAGTCCGGCGCGTTCGCATGA
- a CDS encoding DNA internalization-related competence protein ComEC/Rec2, producing MALRAPSMTLCSTALAALTGCAIVQALPSLPSFPVLVAMALLATGLLAVRRWPALRLPAVAMLFAAWACMDATHRLRARLTPALEGRDIVITGRIADLPRRVGADVGFLFEPIPREGEPTIDGVARVTWYRAPQLPGACETWRLAVRLRRPRGLVNPGGNDAERGALLRNVAAVGYVRTSTVNARLGSGPCVDGWRDAIGRGMDGMLGAGPSRLLKALAVGDTRGLDAADWDVARSTGVSHLIAISGFHVGVAAGGGVLAGRGLYFLLPWLATWLPQRMAQAALGLGVAFAYGLLAGMGLPTVRTLLMVAVLVVAALRRKRAGGIPLLAVALLAVLVVDPLAVLSAGFWLSFGGVAFLMTCVAPGRPGWRGALLALLRTQLVMSVALLPLSLWLFGSASLSSLPANLVAAPLVSFAIIPLTLLGSLLLAWPAMSTPLLSVAAALMDLLWQGLVPLSSLPDARWSVPEGGPLPVLLATIAAAWLFAPRGVPLRGFALLCFLPIALPARDSPEHGGFQAWVLDVGQGLSVVLRTRTHTLVYDAGPDYAHGGDAGAGVVLPAISALGIGPVDRLVVSHGDADHAGGAASVLRRYPDAAALSGEPERLRFPAAACMATQAWQWDGIRFRFIEVPLPAGGKVKANDRSCVLAVEGASGRLLLTGDIGSTLDQRIDPAQLESGLPTVTTVAHHGSRHASSTPWLRRVRPTIAVVSAGWRNRFGHPHPDVVDRHAAIGAAVYATPRSGALRIDFPADDIPRVTREWRRPRTRYWRE from the coding sequence GTGGCTCTCCGTGCCCCATCGATGACGCTTTGCTCCACCGCGCTCGCCGCGCTGACCGGCTGTGCCATCGTGCAGGCGTTGCCCAGTCTCCCGTCGTTTCCGGTGCTCGTCGCGATGGCGCTTCTGGCGACGGGGCTGCTGGCCGTGCGCCGCTGGCCTGCGCTGCGCCTGCCGGCCGTCGCCATGCTGTTCGCCGCGTGGGCATGCATGGATGCCACGCATCGGCTACGTGCGCGCCTCACGCCCGCGCTGGAAGGGCGGGACATCGTCATCACCGGACGCATCGCCGACCTGCCGCGGCGTGTCGGCGCCGATGTCGGTTTCCTCTTCGAGCCCATCCCCCGCGAAGGCGAACCCACGATAGACGGCGTGGCACGCGTCACCTGGTATCGCGCGCCACAACTTCCCGGTGCGTGCGAAACATGGCGGCTTGCCGTGCGCTTGCGCCGTCCCCGTGGGCTTGTGAATCCCGGAGGCAATGACGCGGAACGCGGGGCCCTGTTACGGAACGTGGCGGCCGTTGGCTACGTGCGTACCTCGACGGTGAACGCAAGGCTCGGCAGCGGGCCATGCGTGGATGGATGGCGCGATGCAATCGGCCGGGGCATGGACGGCATGCTCGGTGCGGGGCCATCCCGCCTGCTGAAGGCGCTGGCCGTGGGCGATACGCGCGGACTGGATGCGGCCGACTGGGACGTCGCCCGTTCGACGGGTGTGTCCCACCTCATCGCTATTTCCGGATTCCACGTCGGTGTGGCTGCGGGTGGCGGTGTCCTTGCAGGGCGTGGACTCTATTTCCTGCTGCCATGGCTCGCGACCTGGCTTCCGCAACGCATGGCCCAGGCCGCGCTGGGGCTGGGCGTGGCGTTTGCCTATGGGTTGCTCGCTGGCATGGGCCTGCCGACGGTGCGCACGCTGCTCATGGTGGCGGTGCTGGTCGTGGCTGCCCTGCGCCGCAAGCGCGCGGGCGGTATCCCGCTCCTGGCCGTCGCGTTGCTGGCCGTGCTGGTGGTGGATCCCCTGGCCGTGTTGTCGGCGGGATTCTGGCTATCATTCGGTGGCGTCGCCTTCCTGATGACCTGCGTGGCGCCGGGACGCCCGGGCTGGCGAGGTGCGCTGCTGGCACTCCTGCGCACCCAGCTGGTGATGAGCGTCGCCCTGCTGCCGCTGTCGTTGTGGCTCTTCGGAAGTGCGTCGCTGTCGTCGCTGCCGGCCAATCTTGTCGCGGCCCCTTTGGTCAGCTTTGCGATCATCCCGTTGACGTTGCTCGGTAGTTTGCTGCTTGCGTGGCCGGCCATGTCCACGCCACTGCTTTCGGTCGCCGCAGCGCTCATGGATCTGCTGTGGCAGGGGCTGGTCCCGCTCTCGAGCCTTCCGGATGCGCGCTGGTCGGTTCCGGAGGGTGGCCCGCTGCCGGTGCTCCTGGCGACGATCGCGGCCGCGTGGTTGTTCGCCCCGCGCGGCGTGCCGTTGCGTGGCTTCGCACTACTGTGTTTCCTGCCCATCGCGCTGCCCGCGCGCGATTCCCCGGAACACGGCGGGTTCCAGGCATGGGTGCTCGACGTGGGGCAGGGGCTTTCCGTCGTGTTGCGGACGCGCACGCACACGCTTGTCTACGACGCAGGGCCTGACTACGCCCACGGTGGCGATGCAGGCGCCGGCGTCGTGCTGCCGGCGATCTCCGCGCTGGGCATCGGCCCCGTTGACCGGCTCGTGGTGAGCCATGGCGACGCCGACCATGCCGGTGGCGCGGCATCCGTATTAAGACGCTACCCAGACGCCGCGGCGTTGTCGGGCGAGCCGGAGCGCCTGCGCTTCCCGGCGGCCGCTTGCATGGCAACGCAAGCATGGCAGTGGGATGGGATCCGCTTCAGATTCATCGAAGTTCCGCTGCCTGCCGGTGGCAAGGTGAAGGCCAATGACCGTTCCTGCGTGCTCGCGGTGGAAGGCGCATCGGGGCGGCTCCTGCTCACCGGCGACATCGGCAGCACGCTGGACCAGCGAATCGATCCTGCACAACTCGAGTCGGGCCTGCCGACCGTCACGACCGTCGCCCATCACGGCAGCCGCCACGCTTCGTCGACACCGTGGCTGCGCCGGGTCCGGCCAACGATCGCCGTCGTGTCGGCCGGGTGGCGCAACCGCTTCGGGCACCCTCATCCCGATGTCGTCGATCGGCATGCGGCGATCGGCGCGGCCGTGTACGCCACGCCGCGCAGCGGTGCGCTCCGCATCGATTTCCCGGCCGACGACATTCCCCGCGTAACGCGCGAATGGCGGCGCCCACGGACCCGTTACTGGCGTGAGTAG